Sequence from the Lampris incognitus isolate fLamInc1 chromosome 12, fLamInc1.hap2, whole genome shotgun sequence genome:
aggatgcaaggagtagaggtgacaaaggtgtatgggtttaaatatttggggtcaactgtccaaagtaatggggagtgcagaagagagtgcaggcagggcggagtgggtggagaagagtgtcaggagtgatttgcaaaagAATGGTACCAGCAaaacttaaagggaaggtttacaagatggttgtgagacctgctatgttgtatggtttggagacagtggcactgacgaaaagacgggaggcggagatggaggtggcagagtcgaagatgctaaggttttcattgggagtgacgaaggacaggattaggaacgattatattagagggacagctcaggttggacagtttggagacagcaagagaggcaagattgagatggtttggacatgtgtggaggagagatgctgggtatattgggagatggatgctgactggagctgccagggaagaggaaacgaggaaggccaaagaggaggtttatggatgtggtgagggaggacatgcaggtggctggtgtgacagaggaaggtgcagaggacaggaagagatggaaacggatgatcctctgtggtgacccctaatgggagcagtcgaaagtagtagtaatagttaacATGATGTCCATAAAATGGGTCTTCTGTGGAGTAAAATCCGTCAGATTTACCCAGTCCGGCTGATGATTTTGCCCATTGATCCAGCCTTAAAATAAGTTTTCTTTCGGTGTACTAAAAATCGGATAATTCCAAACAAAGGAATAACATGAAAACAGATGCAAAGTTTGGGATTTTGTTGAATTTAGAACAGCCTGACAGAGCACTTTTCTGAATTCACACATTCATCTCAGCATTTCAAATAAAGTTCTTTAGTGATGTCATATGAGGTACATTGAACTGATTAAAATATTACCTTTGGTTAAGTTTTACATTCTCTTTAGAAAATAAGATGACATGcttaaagtaagtaagtaacctTTATTAAAGGCTATGGATGATAAAATGGTTACTGATGCAGTGTCATTCAGGAAGAGATATGTTGCTACTTATGATTATGATGGCAAAAGAGCAAATTCTGAATGCTTTTTTGAAATCAACGCAGCAAGCAAACACTGTATGGCTGACATGTTCTTTTCCCTCAATCAATCTTTGCAACAGGAACCTAACAATTTGAAGTCCAGGAACTCATTTCGCTTCAATGGCTTGGTGCATAAAAAAACTGTGGGTGTCCAGCCTGCGGCAGACGGAAAAGGCATTGTTGTTGTGTTGAAGAAGCGTGCAGGTAGATAAAAGATCCTCTTATTTCTATATTCTCATCATGTAACTTATCAGTGCAACAATTAAGTAGTTCAGTTGTTATGCCTTTATGGAATAGTTTTTGGTAGCATTCTGTATCACCACATTATATTTTAAAACGGCAAACTTAACACTCGAGATATGTGATAGCTAATACAATTTCATGTGAAGTGGCTAGAATTTTTTCTTAATTTAATTTTTTGATTtcttttattttgaacatgtaaaaatagaaaaaacaatgacaaaagataaaaacaaaacaataataatgaaaaCTTGAAATGACAGGGGGTTATAATAAACTTTTATGTTTGTACAACCATgaagattggggaatggttgcaatcacagcattgtaagatggtgacaggtgtactcttaggccccccccccgctccctggTTCAatgatggtcgttcccttttcatagatggtctctttgactccctgttcaaaccagtgttcttccctatcaaggatgtgcacattctaacccttgaaagagtggccaagaGTAGctattctgtgttgtgccatcctcttggccagcgtctgtttggtttccctgatgtacaagtcatggcaatcctcccagcacttaacagcgtacactatattgctctgtttgtgccgggggacccgctACTTGGGGTGacccaatttctggcacagtgtgttttggggtttgaaagcaactgagacacggtgtttggaaaatacatgtctcaactattccaaaactcccgccacatacagaatcaccactggtttacacttaggcagctgttgtccttctctttaCCTACTTACTTTAGAAGAGAAtgaaagattagagactggtcgacagttattaagagaccctggatcgaggtgtggtttcttaagtagggttttgaccacagctgtcttaaaaatgCTGAGAAcggtgccagtagtaagtgataaattaacaatgtttagcaatgtaggtcccaggaaaggccagtccGCTTTGGCTAGTTGGTTTAGATGCTTACATAAGCtttgtcaaagtatcaagagagatagtctcaaaagctgtaataacggaCTATCGGTGACTCATcgcatagatatgaatttggtaagacaggatctgcagtagctggagttgaggaactaattttgtttatgatcccatcaaccttattgcagaaaaagtctagaaactcaaggGCCgcaaatggtgagcagctaatggatttgctgaatctttggactgttttaagtggcttctaaaaacccatctttttaggcaagcctttttatagatccccatccctgtcttctgttttggttcatttttagcttggtctgttactccctgtgctatgttttatattcattcagtttattttatgtatttactcgtatttttctggattgagtgtaaagcactttgtaactgtatgttttcaaaagtgctatataaagaaAACTTTACTAAATTACTTACTAAGAGACGGCCGCTTTTTAGtaaaatttagctacagtgtcagagAAATCTGAgcttatgtttattaatattgattaaatgAGAGAGAGgctgctttcacagcagataaagcatgcttgtatttcaataaaaacTCATGccaacagagtcagtctctacagtgaaaggagtcaAGACcttaggcagctgctggccaaatgcagctacagtggagggaccaatgtagcgagtggcaattacatctgtgccgacattatgaggacaggccaataatgcttcaaattcaATGGGAAAATGATCTGAaaaagcagatgtggttggcaaaacattcagatcagaaatggCTATCCCTTTACATAAAAGCAAATCAAGAGTGTTACCAATGAGTCAACTCTGGAACAAACTGAGCgaccccaaaagtatcaacaagcaccagagaggctttacttagaggatcagcagccttattcagatgaatattgaaatcaccaagaattagaatctcatcagaatggggaggggtggatgtcTGATGTAGGAGTGGTGAATTGGGTgagttgttttgggggggggggggtattgctgCTAATGTAGTTTCACGATTCTTTGTTTTTCCTGCAGGTCAGCGCAAACCTGCATCTTCCTATGAGAAGATCACCATCAATAAGAACTCCCGTGCCACCCTGAGCAGCCTGAGGCACATTATTCGCAAGAACAAATACAGGAAGGACCTGCGCATGGTGAGCTGACACATAACATGGTTTCTGTGCCAGTGTATTTATTGCAAGCTGCTGGTACTATGCACTGCAAATTGTGGTCATTTAATGGGACACgggtctggacggttttgtgtttgttttgactCCAGTGCTCATGAAGGAGAGGACACAATTATAAGCAAACCAAGTGCCGACTTTTCCCTAGACCTCAAAGTGATCAGTTTGGATCTCTTGGTTGATCTTGCACAGTAGCCAAGCACAAAAACTTTGATATTAATTATTTCAATATATTTTGTTTTTGAAACGTGCCCAGCATCCCAAGGCTGTAAGAATCAGTAGCCAAGCAGGACTTTTTCAGGTTTTTTGTAAAGTCCAAAAACTTAGATATTATTTTAGtttattttcttttattggtGAAAACACCATTCCAAGACTGAACATTATCAGATTATCTGTAAGACTCTGCTATAagttgttaattttttttaaatgtgtgtcGAATAAATGACTTACTTATGACACATTACGTAGTCATATTTTCAGAACTCCTGTCAGCTTTTAGCACTGACACAATGTAGAATAGAGTCTGTGTTGTAGCTTTTCTTAAATTCTCAATTCCACGGTTCCGTCTGTGATTCTGTTGTCACAGAAACTATTCGGCCCTACCTTAATGCTGCCATCAGTCTTGCTGGCCCAGGCCGGGTGGGTTCCCATCAAAAAAGACTTGCCACCGGGACTAGTGACTTCTGGGC
This genomic interval carries:
- the rpl28 gene encoding 60S ribosomal protein L28 — encoded protein: MSSHLQWMVIRNCSSFLIKRNGQTYSTEPNNLKSRNSFRFNGLVHKKTVGVQPAADGKGIVVVLKKRAGQRKPASSYEKITINKNSRATLSSLRHIIRKNKYRKDLRMAALRRASAILKSQKPVVVKKKRSRASKTA